AAGGCTCCGGGCAACGCCAAGGCAGAGGGGTTTGGGGTTTTAGGGGCTCGCAGCCGAGCGGCACCGCACAATTTAGCGCCCGCTGCGTTCGCGCTGCTGGGAAAGGCTCCGCCGAGCCCGCTCCTCCACCGGCCGGCCTGCGGGCGCCCTTCCCAGAGCTCGGGGGAGGAAAGAAACCCCGGCGACCGCGGCCCCGAGACGTCCCCGGAGGCTCCGGCCGGGGCCAAAAGCGCCACTGGagcccgtccccgtccccgtccccctcTCGCGCTCCGTCCCTCGCTATCTCGGCGTGCCCGGCCGGGAAACGCGCGTTACCTGTGTGCGTCCTTTTGTGAATTTTGAGGTTTTCCGACCTGGCGAAAACTTTCCCGCAGccggggaaggggcaggggaagggcttCTCTCCCGTGTGCACTCGGATGTGATTGACCAGTTTGTATTTCGCTTTGAAGGGCTTGCCTTCGCGGGGACACTCCTCCCAGTAGCAGACGTGGTTGCTCTGCTCGGGGCCCCCAACGTGCTCCACCGAGACGTGGGTGACCAACTCGTGCATGGTGCTGAAAGTTTTATTGCAACTTtttttggggttgttcagctGCTCGGGGTCGATCCACTTGCAGATCAGCTCTTGCTTGATGCACTGCTGCCGCATGTAGCGGAAAAAGGCAccggggtggtggtggtggtgggctgCCATGTTCATGCCCATGTTCATATTCATGGGGCCGTACTGGTTGTGCAGCTGAGCCGCCGAGTAGGGGTCAGTCCTGGGGCTGGAGACCTGCCGGTACTGATCCGAGCGGGCGAACACCTCCCCGGGCAAGCCGAGCCGCATCTGCCCGTTGAGGACGTTCTGCGAGGCGTGGGGGCCGTGCTGCTCGTGGATGCCGGGGAACAGGAGGTGGCTCTGAGCGTCCGTGTGCGGGTGGTGCAGGCCGCCGGCCGCCGGCCCGAAGATGCCGTGCTGCCCTCCGGCCGCCGCCGACTCCCCGAAGCCCCGGCTGCGAAACAAGAAGTCCCGGGGGGAGTTGAAGGGCGCCCCGGAGTACGAGCCGACGTGGGCGGCGTGGGGCCCCAGGGCTGCGGCGGGGTACCCGGGAGCCTGCGACGTGAACGCCGAGCTCTGCCCGGGGGAGAGGTCGTGGGCGCCGGCGTTGAGCTTGAAGGCTCCCATGTGCGCCGCCGCCGAGTCCACGAAGCCGTTCTGCGCCGCCAGGCTCAGCTCCCGGTCCTGCATCTCGGCGGCcgagtggtggtggtggtggtgccgGGCGAACGTGCCCACGCCGAGGGCCGGGAACTGCGGGCCGGCGTCCAGCAGCATGGTCCGCGCCGGGCACGGCCACGGGGAGCCGGGCACGGGCTCCGGCGGGGCTCCGGGGACCagggcgcc
This is a stretch of genomic DNA from Cygnus atratus isolate AKBS03 ecotype Queensland, Australia chromosome 1, CAtr_DNAZoo_HiC_assembly, whole genome shotgun sequence. It encodes these proteins:
- the ZIC2 gene encoding zinc finger protein ZIC 2 isoform X1 — translated: MLLDAGPQFPALGVGTFARHHHHHHSAAEMQDRELSLAAQNGFVDSAAAHMGAFKLNAGAHDLSPGQSSAFTSQAPGYPAAALGPHAAHVGSYSGAPFNSPRDFLFRSRGFGESAAAGGQHGIFGPAAGGLHHPHTDAQSHLLFPGIHEQHGPHASQNVLNGQMRLGLPGEVFARSDQYRQVSSPRTDPYSAAQLHNQYGPMNMNMGMNMAAHHHHHPGAFFRYMRQQCIKQELICKWIDPEQLNNPKKSCNKTFSTMHELVTHVSVEHVGGPEQSNHVCYWEECPREGKPFKAKYKLVNHIRVHTGEKPFPCPFPGCGKVFARSENLKIHKRTHTGEKPFQCEFEGCDRRFANSSDRKKHMHVHTSDKPYLCKMCDKSYTHPSSLRKHMKVHESSPQGSESSPAASSGYESSTPPGLVSPSAEPQSSTNLSPAAAAAAAAAAAAAAAVSAVHRGGGGGGGGSGGGGSGGGGHSGLSSNFNEWYV
- the ZIC2 gene encoding zinc finger protein ZIC 2 isoform X2 — translated: MLLDAGPQFPALGVGTFARHHHHHHSAAEMQDRELSLAAQNGFVDSAAAHMGAFKLNAGAHDLSPGQSSAFTSQAPGYPAAALGPHAAHVGSYSGAPFNSPRDFLFRSRGFGESAAAGGQHGIFGPAAGGLHHPHTDAQSHLLFPGIHEQHGPHASQNVLNGQMRLGLPGEVFARSDQYRQVSSPRTDPYSAAQLHNQYGPMNMNMGMNMAAHHHHHPGAFFRYMRQQCIKQELICKWIDPEQLNNPKKSCNKTFSTMHELVTHVSVEHVGGPEQSNHVCYWEECPREGKPFKAKYKLVNHIRVHTGEKPFPCPFPGCGKVFARSENLKIHKRTHTGEKPFQCEFEGCDRRFANSSDRKKHMHVHTSDKPYLCKMCDKSYTHPSSLRKHMKVHESSPQGSESSPAASSGYESSTPPGLVSPSAEPQSSTNLSPAAAAGSGGGGHSGLSSNFNEWYV